Proteins encoded together in one Abditibacteriaceae bacterium window:
- a CDS encoding amidohydrolase family protein: CGRLLDVRTGRVIPNGVVLVQGRTILQAGANVAIPAGAAVVELGNALLLPGLIDAHTHLLQNYQPELGGDDNNMLVTVATLSTARRALLGAAMGREDLEAGIATVRNLGNSGVNGDVALREAINHGDVVGPRIVASTQVLTVGGAENARTRCWFAANRTNNG, from the coding sequence TGCGGCCGCCTGCTGGACGTGCGGACGGGCCGCGTCATCCCCAACGGGGTGGTGTTGGTGCAGGGCCGCACCATTCTACAGGCCGGCGCCAACGTGGCCATTCCGGCCGGCGCCGCCGTGGTGGAGTTGGGCAACGCCCTGCTGCTGCCCGGCCTGATTGACGCCCACACCCACCTGCTGCAAAACTACCAGCCCGAGCTCGGCGGCGACGATAACAACATGCTGGTGACCGTGGCCACCCTGAGCACCGCGCGCCGGGCCCTGCTGGGTGCCGCCATGGGCCGCGAGGACCTGGAAGCGGGCATCGCCACCGTACGCAACCTCGGCAACAGCGGCGTCAACGGCGACGTGGCGCTGCGCGAGGCCATCAACCACGGCGACGTGGTCGGGCCGCGCATCGTGGCTTCTACGCAGGTTTTAACAGTTGGCGGCGCGGAAAACGCCAGGACCCGTTGTTGGTTCGCTGCGAATCGGACCAACAACGGGTAA